In Halomarina salina, one DNA window encodes the following:
- a CDS encoding DUF1931 domain-containing protein — protein MADLIVKAAVKDALDDMNVASDFYDALDEEVQELLDDAARRADENDRKTVQPRDL, from the coding sequence ATGGCAGACCTAATCGTCAAAGCGGCCGTCAAGGATGCGCTCGATGACATGAACGTGGCGTCGGACTTCTACGACGCGCTCGACGAGGAAGTGCAGGAACTGCTCGACGACGCAGCGCGCCGAGCCGACGAGAACGACCGCAAGACGGTCCAGCCCCGCGACCTGTAA
- a CDS encoding DUF7563 family protein, with product MPECQNCGSFVTVAYARVFTPDEMDSPRVCPNCEDKIRDGASVREARSTRRI from the coding sequence ATGCCTGAATGCCAGAACTGCGGTTCCTTCGTCACTGTGGCGTACGCGCGGGTGTTCACTCCCGACGAGATGGACAGCCCGAGAGTCTGTCCCAACTGCGAGGACAAGATACGTGACGGAGCGAGCGTCCGTGAGGCGCGGTCGACGCGCCGAATCTGA
- the rpiA gene encoding ribose-5-phosphate isomerase RpiA produces MKSTDGSDAAKRRAGEAAADRVDDGMVVGLGTGSTTAHAIRALGRAVDAGLDVRGIPTSYQSRALAREVGIPLTTLDEATPDVAIDGADQFAGNDLVKGGGAAHAREKVVDASADRLLVVADESKRAERLDHPVPVEVLPDAVPTVERAVREAGGEPTLRTAERKDGPVVTDNGNLVLDCAFGTIDSPGDLATTLSTQPGGVEHGLFVGLADTLYVGSGDGVRVERY; encoded by the coding sequence ATGAAGTCGACCGACGGTAGCGACGCGGCGAAGCGCCGTGCCGGGGAGGCCGCCGCCGACCGGGTCGACGACGGGATGGTCGTCGGTCTCGGGACGGGGAGTACGACCGCCCACGCGATTCGGGCACTGGGCCGAGCGGTCGACGCGGGACTCGACGTCCGTGGGATTCCGACGTCCTACCAGTCGCGCGCACTCGCGCGCGAGGTGGGCATCCCGCTGACCACGCTCGACGAGGCGACGCCCGACGTCGCCATCGACGGGGCCGACCAGTTCGCGGGAAACGACCTCGTCAAGGGCGGTGGGGCGGCCCACGCCCGCGAGAAGGTGGTCGACGCGAGCGCCGACCGCCTCCTCGTCGTCGCCGACGAGTCGAAACGGGCCGAGCGACTCGACCACCCCGTCCCCGTCGAGGTGCTCCCGGACGCCGTCCCGACCGTCGAGCGGGCGGTCCGCGAGGCGGGCGGCGAACCGACGCTCAGAACCGCCGAGCGGAAGGACGGTCCCGTCGTCACGGACAACGGCAACCTCGTCCTCGACTGCGCGTTCGGGACTATCGACTCGCCGGGCGACCTCGCGACGACGCTCTCGACGCAACCGGGCGGTGTCGAACACGGTCTGTTCGTCGGCCTCGCCGACACGCTCTACGTCGGGAGCGGCGACGGCGTGCGCGTCGAGCGGTACTGA
- a CDS encoding NifU family protein yields the protein MSTEARTEDELREDVTNFLRRNFPQIQMHGGSAAITNLDMEEGTVSLRLGGACSGCGISPMTIQAIKSRMTKEIPEIQQVHADTGMEGGHGGGDGMSPSFPGETRGGDIDSGGDEGPEAPF from the coding sequence ATGAGCACCGAAGCGCGTACGGAGGACGAACTCCGCGAAGACGTGACCAACTTCCTCCGCCGCAACTTCCCGCAGATCCAGATGCACGGCGGGAGCGCAGCCATTACCAACCTCGACATGGAGGAGGGAACGGTTTCCCTGCGCCTCGGCGGTGCCTGCTCGGGCTGTGGCATCTCCCCGATGACCATCCAGGCCATCAAGTCCCGCATGACCAAGGAGATTCCCGAGATCCAGCAGGTCCACGCCGACACCGGCATGGAAGGCGGCCACGGCGGCGGCGATGGCATGTCCCCGTCGTTCCCCGGCGAGACACGCGGCGGCGACATCGACAGCGGCGGGGACGAAGGGCCGGAAGCGCCTTTCTAG
- a CDS encoding single-stranded-DNA-specific exonuclease RecJ yields MTSPVPELADCADACADQLLDAEEVLLASHIDADGLTSAAVASTGLERAGIEFEAVFKKQLDAHEIATIAATEYDTVLFTDFGSGQLDDIARHEREGDFTPVVADHHKPAADVETEFHLNPLLFGIDGASELSGAGAAYVLARALGQTTTDDDRANADLAALAVVGAVGDMQASGGELHGANAGIVAEGVEAGVLGETTDLALYGRQTRPLPKLLEYSSDVYIPGISNSQSGAVGFLSDLDVDLKRDGDWRTWVDLSADERQTVASALVRRAIQRGVPAQKIDGLVATTYTLLDEHEGTELRDASEFSTLLNATARYERADVGLAVCLGDRDGALDRARDLLTNHRRNLSEGLRWVQNEGVTREEHVQWFDAGTHIRETIVGIVAGMAVGSDGVDREVPIVAFASKNDEETKVSARGTHALVRAGLDLSAVMGEASAAVGGKGGGHDVAAGATIPAGQEQAFIDRADDIVGQQLG; encoded by the coding sequence ATGACGTCGCCCGTCCCCGAACTCGCCGACTGCGCCGACGCCTGCGCCGACCAGTTGCTCGACGCCGAGGAGGTGCTGCTCGCCTCGCACATCGACGCAGACGGGCTGACGAGCGCCGCCGTCGCCTCGACCGGCCTCGAACGGGCGGGCATCGAGTTCGAGGCGGTGTTCAAGAAGCAGCTCGACGCCCACGAGATAGCGACCATCGCGGCCACGGAGTACGACACCGTCCTGTTCACCGACTTCGGCAGCGGCCAGCTCGACGACATCGCGCGCCACGAGCGCGAGGGCGACTTCACGCCCGTCGTCGCCGACCACCACAAACCGGCAGCGGACGTCGAGACCGAGTTCCACCTCAACCCGTTGCTGTTCGGTATCGACGGCGCGAGCGAACTGTCGGGCGCGGGTGCGGCGTACGTCCTCGCCCGCGCACTGGGGCAGACGACGACCGACGACGACCGGGCGAACGCGGACCTCGCGGCGCTCGCCGTGGTCGGCGCGGTGGGCGACATGCAGGCCTCGGGCGGCGAACTCCACGGCGCGAACGCGGGCATCGTCGCGGAGGGCGTCGAGGCGGGGGTGCTCGGCGAGACGACCGACCTCGCGCTGTACGGTCGCCAGACTCGCCCGCTCCCGAAGCTGCTGGAGTACTCCAGCGACGTCTACATCCCCGGTATCTCGAACAGTCAGTCCGGAGCGGTCGGGTTCCTCTCGGACCTCGACGTCGACCTGAAACGGGACGGTGACTGGCGGACGTGGGTCGACCTCTCGGCCGACGAGCGACAGACCGTCGCCAGCGCGCTCGTCCGGCGGGCCATCCAGCGGGGCGTTCCCGCACAGAAGATAGACGGCCTCGTCGCGACGACCTACACGCTCCTCGACGAGCACGAGGGGACCGAACTCCGCGACGCCAGCGAGTTCTCGACGCTCCTCAACGCCACGGCGCGCTACGAACGGGCGGACGTGGGCCTCGCCGTCTGTCTCGGCGACCGAGACGGTGCGCTCGACCGGGCGCGCGACCTGCTGACGAACCACCGCCGGAACCTCTCGGAGGGCCTGCGCTGGGTCCAGAACGAGGGCGTCACGCGCGAGGAACACGTCCAGTGGTTCGACGCGGGCACACACATCCGAGAGACCATCGTCGGTATCGTCGCGGGGATGGCCGTCGGCAGCGACGGCGTCGACCGCGAGGTGCCTATCGTCGCGTTCGCTTCGAAGAACGACGAGGAGACCAAGGTGAGCGCTCGCGGCACGCACGCGCTGGTCCGCGCCGGCCTCGACCTCTCTGCGGTGATGGGCGAGGCGTCGGCCGCCGTCGGCGGGAAGGGCGGCGGCCACGACGTCGCCGCTGGCGCGACCATCCCCGCCGGGCAGGAGCAGGCGTTCATCGACCGTGCCGACGACATCGTCGGCCAACAGCTCGGATAG
- a CDS encoding DUF7130 family rubredoxin-like protein, producing MVGGTNQHEERTVRTGEPIFDRDGDRLGHVHSVDDGGFYVSHGDRALHERVTRGQDELVWRCLDCGAMGRIDAIPDGCPDCGASREALYYWTED from the coding sequence ATGGTCGGTGGCACCAACCAACACGAAGAGCGCACCGTCCGAACCGGCGAGCCGATATTCGACCGTGACGGCGACCGCCTCGGACACGTCCACAGCGTCGACGACGGCGGATTCTACGTCTCCCACGGGGACCGGGCGCTCCACGAACGCGTCACCCGGGGACAGGACGAACTGGTCTGGCGCTGTCTCGACTGCGGCGCGATGGGCCGCATCGACGCGATTCCCGACGGCTGTCCCGACTGCGGCGCTTCCCGCGAGGCGCTCTACTACTGGACGGAAGACTGA
- the glmM gene encoding phosphoglucosamine mutase, giving the protein MFGTSGIRGPVGDVVTADLALAVGRSVGVETDRVVVGRDPRASGRLLVDALSAGLRETGTDVVDLGQASTPTVARAVEWEDCDAGVSVTASHNPAEDNGIKLWQPSGQAYDEAGRERIEERLREREFDLEAWDGLGTRSEADASERHVQALVDSVSFDGDAPEVVVDLGNGAGGVSVEALQRLGCHVETLNAQPDGRFPGRPSEPNAETLTSLCELVGSGDADLGVAHDGDADRMMAVDETGTFVPKDALLAILAAESTASGERVAVPVDTSLVVTDYLADRDVGVDHTPVGDVYVAEALGGDVTFGGEPSGAWIWPDQTLCPDGPLAAVKLAELAAERPLSERVADVPDYPIRRANVEVEDKERVMADVSERARREYDESDISTIDGVRVDRGDAWFLLRASGTQPLVRVTAEARDEARAEAVLEEARSLL; this is encoded by the coding sequence ATGTTCGGAACCAGTGGCATCCGCGGTCCCGTGGGCGACGTGGTGACGGCCGACCTCGCGCTCGCGGTCGGGCGGAGCGTGGGTGTCGAGACCGACCGGGTCGTCGTCGGGCGGGACCCACGAGCGAGCGGGCGACTGCTGGTCGACGCGCTGAGCGCTGGCCTCCGCGAGACGGGGACGGACGTCGTGGACCTCGGACAGGCCTCGACGCCGACCGTCGCGCGGGCCGTCGAGTGGGAGGACTGCGACGCGGGCGTCTCCGTGACGGCGAGTCACAACCCCGCGGAGGACAACGGCATCAAACTCTGGCAGCCCAGCGGGCAGGCCTACGACGAGGCGGGCCGCGAGCGCATCGAAGAGCGCCTCCGCGAGCGCGAGTTCGACCTCGAAGCGTGGGACGGTCTCGGCACCCGGAGCGAGGCCGACGCGAGCGAGCGCCACGTTCAGGCGCTCGTCGACAGCGTCTCGTTCGACGGCGACGCCCCGGAGGTGGTCGTCGACCTCGGCAACGGCGCGGGCGGCGTGAGCGTCGAGGCGCTCCAGCGACTCGGTTGCCACGTCGAGACGCTCAACGCGCAACCCGACGGCCGGTTCCCCGGTCGCCCGAGCGAACCGAACGCCGAGACGCTCACCTCGCTCTGCGAACTCGTGGGGTCTGGCGACGCGGACCTCGGCGTCGCCCACGACGGGGACGCCGACCGGATGATGGCGGTCGACGAGACGGGGACGTTCGTCCCGAAGGACGCCCTGCTCGCCATCCTCGCCGCCGAGTCCACGGCTTCCGGTGAACGAGTCGCCGTCCCCGTCGACACCAGCCTCGTGGTGACCGACTACCTCGCCGACCGCGACGTCGGCGTCGACCACACGCCGGTCGGTGACGTCTACGTCGCGGAGGCACTGGGCGGGGACGTGACGTTCGGCGGCGAGCCGTCGGGCGCGTGGATCTGGCCCGACCAGACGCTCTGTCCGGACGGTCCGCTGGCGGCCGTGAAACTCGCCGAACTCGCCGCCGAGCGACCACTCTCCGAGCGCGTCGCCGACGTCCCCGACTACCCGATTCGCCGGGCGAACGTCGAGGTCGAGGACAAGGAACGCGTCATGGCCGACGTGAGCGAACGGGCGCGCCGCGAGTACGACGAGAGCGACATCTCGACCATCGACGGTGTGCGCGTCGACCGGGGCGACGCCTGGTTCCTGCTACGCGCGAGCGGGACCCAACCGCTCGTGCGCGTGACTGCCGAAGCCAGAGACGAAGCGCGCGCAGAAGCGGTGTTAGAGGAAGCGCGGTCGCTGCTGTAG
- a CDS encoding NADPH-dependent FMN reductase, giving the protein MARVVAVSGSRRDGSYTRLALRHALDAAEDAGADTELIHLGDVDLPLYHPSIDEQGESEELKRVVREADGVLLGSPVYHGSYSSTFRNFHDYCGFDEYEDTVVGLLATAGGGSYGSTLDHMRSTVRGVHGWVIPHQVGIRGASREFDDDGSVVDPKLDDRIRKLGRVVAERAGTCLMPAASD; this is encoded by the coding sequence ATGGCACGTGTCGTCGCCGTCAGCGGCAGTCGCCGCGACGGTAGCTACACCAGACTCGCGCTGAGACACGCGCTCGACGCCGCCGAGGACGCCGGGGCGGACACCGAACTGATTCACCTGGGAGACGTCGACCTCCCGCTGTACCACCCGAGCATCGACGAACAGGGCGAGAGCGAGGAGCTGAAACGCGTCGTCCGGGAGGCCGACGGCGTCCTCCTCGGGTCGCCGGTGTACCACGGGTCGTACTCCTCGACGTTCCGCAACTTCCACGACTACTGCGGGTTCGACGAGTACGAGGACACCGTCGTCGGCCTGCTCGCGACCGCGGGCGGCGGCTCGTACGGCAGCACGCTCGACCACATGCGCAGCACCGTCCGTGGCGTCCACGGCTGGGTGATTCCCCACCAGGTCGGCATCCGGGGTGCGTCGCGGGAGTTCGACGACGACGGGTCGGTCGTCGACCCGAAACTCGACGACCGGATCCGGAAACTCGGCCGCGTCGTCGCCGAACGGGCGGGGACGTGCCTCATGCCGGCGGCGAGCGACTGA
- a CDS encoding GIY-YIG nuclease family protein: protein MTHYVYVLRCGDDTLYTGYSTDVERRVREHRAGSGAKYTRGRGPLELVHVESFGSQSAAMAREYEIKQFSRGRKDRLVGESEERPTDADD, encoded by the coding sequence GTGACACACTACGTCTACGTCCTGCGCTGTGGAGACGATACACTCTACACCGGCTACAGCACCGACGTCGAGCGACGGGTCCGGGAACACCGGGCGGGAAGCGGAGCGAAGTACACTCGCGGTCGGGGACCGCTCGAACTCGTCCACGTCGAGTCGTTCGGCTCGCAGTCGGCGGCGATGGCCCGCGAGTACGAGATAAAGCAGTTCTCGCGCGGCCGGAAGGACCGACTGGTCGGCGAGAGCGAGGAGCGGCCGACGGACGCCGACGACTGA
- a CDS encoding cupredoxin domain-containing protein has protein sequence MSQRAESGRDASGATGTGLTRRALLFGGVGTLAVAVGTDAGAAQEGGATTVEMTDGLVFDPQEVTVPPGGTVVWENVGQVGHSVTAYEGEIPSDAEYFDSADAGSEEAARSAYPDEGDIGGGGTYEHTFDVEGSYGYFCIPHESAGMVGTVTVAPGGGGDAEGGGVAPPVVGDDVRLLGIATALALVAVVAFTFFLLKYGGDYGE, from the coding sequence ATGAGCCAGCGAGCGGAGAGCGGCAGAGACGCGTCCGGGGCGACGGGGACGGGTCTCACACGGCGAGCGCTCCTGTTTGGCGGCGTCGGTACCCTCGCGGTCGCAGTCGGAACGGACGCGGGGGCCGCACAGGAGGGAGGAGCCACGACCGTCGAGATGACCGACGGACTCGTGTTCGACCCCCAGGAGGTCACCGTCCCGCCGGGCGGAACGGTCGTCTGGGAGAACGTCGGGCAGGTCGGCCACAGCGTGACCGCGTACGAGGGCGAGATACCGTCCGACGCGGAGTACTTCGACAGCGCGGACGCCGGTAGCGAGGAGGCCGCCCGGAGCGCCTACCCCGACGAGGGCGACATCGGGGGCGGCGGGACCTACGAACACACGTTCGACGTGGAGGGGTCGTACGGATACTTCTGCATTCCACACGAGTCGGCCGGGATGGTCGGGACCGTCACCGTCGCGCCCGGCGGCGGTGGTGATGCGGAGGGTGGTGGGGTTGCTCCACCGGTCGTCGGCGACGACGTGCGGCTGCTGGGAATCGCGACGGCGCTGGCGCTCGTGGCCGTCGTCGCGTTCACGTTCTTCCTGCTCAAGTACGGCGGCGACTACGGCGAGTGA
- a CDS encoding phosphoglucomutase/phosphomannomutase family protein, with amino-acid sequence MDAISFGTDGWRATLDTFTEDRVRIVAQAVADHLTAAEAGETVAVGYDAREHSRGFADAVSETLADNGFDVLLSERDCPTPVLAWTVRDRGLAGGVMITASHNPPEYNGIKFLPGDGAPATPEVTDDVESRLAEPREADERGGVSEDTFTTRYGQHALNFSGADLDGLTVAYDAMHGSGRGVTDNLLDAAGASVEALRADLDPEFGGGSPEPSAEKLGDLVETVTAGEADLGFANDGDADRMAVVTPDRGFLDPNLLFAVLYDYLLESETGPAVRTVSTTALIDRIAESHGEEAVEVPVGFKWVAQGMADHDALCGGEESGGFGITEHLRNKDGVCLALVVAQAHAERPLDERADDIELEFGEIHQGRVSVDCPNDRKAGVLDSLEGDLPDTIAGKGVAEVGTKDGFKIFLDDGTWLLIRPSGTEPKLRVYAEATDDDRVDELLAAGRELVEPRV; translated from the coding sequence ATGGACGCTATCTCGTTCGGTACGGACGGCTGGCGCGCGACCCTCGACACCTTCACCGAGGACCGCGTCCGCATCGTGGCGCAGGCCGTCGCCGACCACCTCACCGCGGCCGAGGCGGGCGAGACGGTCGCCGTCGGCTACGACGCCCGCGAGCACTCTCGTGGGTTCGCGGACGCCGTGAGCGAGACGCTCGCCGACAACGGGTTCGACGTGCTGCTCTCCGAACGCGACTGCCCGACGCCGGTCCTCGCGTGGACCGTCCGCGACCGCGGCCTCGCGGGCGGCGTGATGATAACGGCGAGCCACAACCCGCCGGAGTACAACGGCATCAAGTTCCTCCCCGGCGACGGCGCACCGGCCACGCCCGAGGTGACCGACGACGTGGAGTCACGACTCGCCGAACCGCGCGAAGCAGACGAACGTGGCGGCGTCAGCGAGGACACGTTCACGACCCGGTACGGCCAGCACGCCCTGAACTTCTCGGGGGCCGACCTCGACGGTCTCACCGTCGCCTACGACGCGATGCACGGCAGCGGTCGGGGAGTGACCGACAACCTCCTCGACGCGGCGGGCGCGAGCGTCGAGGCGCTCCGGGCGGACCTCGACCCCGAGTTCGGCGGCGGGTCGCCCGAACCGAGCGCGGAGAAACTCGGTGACCTCGTCGAGACGGTGACCGCGGGCGAGGCGGACCTCGGGTTCGCCAACGACGGGGACGCCGACCGGATGGCCGTCGTCACGCCCGACCGAGGCTTCCTCGACCCGAACCTGCTGTTCGCGGTGCTGTACGACTACCTCCTCGAATCCGAGACCGGTCCCGCCGTCCGGACCGTCTCGACGACCGCGCTCATCGACCGCATCGCCGAGTCGCACGGCGAGGAGGCCGTCGAGGTACCGGTCGGGTTCAAGTGGGTCGCGCAGGGGATGGCCGACCACGACGCCCTCTGTGGCGGCGAGGAGTCCGGCGGGTTCGGCATCACCGAGCACCTGCGGAACAAGGACGGCGTCTGTCTCGCCCTCGTCGTCGCGCAGGCCCACGCCGAGCGACCGCTCGACGAACGCGCCGACGACATCGAACTGGAGTTCGGCGAGATACACCAGGGCCGCGTCAGCGTCGACTGCCCGAACGACCGGAAGGCGGGCGTGCTCGACTCGCTGGAGGGCGACCTGCCCGACACCATCGCCGGGAAGGGCGTCGCCGAGGTCGGCACCAAGGACGGGTTCAAGATCTTCCTCGACGACGGGACCTGGCTCCTGATCCGCCCGAGCGGGACCGAACCGAAGCTCCGCGTCTACGCGGAGGCGACCGACGACGACCGCGTCGACGAACTGCTCGCCGCGGGCCGGGAACTGGTCGAACCGCGCGTCTGA
- a CDS encoding universal stress protein — protein sequence MTSSVLVPMTYGPLSEQALRHALETYPDSEVTALHVVDFRSSDRGPGGWGDEPSEWDDWLDTARAHADELFADARDVAAEYDRELRTESTVGKAAPTIVEYAEEHDPDVVVMGSHDRSAPARFLLGSVADHVVRRSPVPVLLVR from the coding sequence ATGACCTCGTCCGTCCTCGTCCCGATGACCTACGGTCCGCTCTCGGAGCAGGCGCTCCGGCACGCTCTGGAAACGTACCCCGACAGCGAGGTGACGGCGTTGCACGTCGTCGACTTCCGGTCGAGCGACCGGGGTCCCGGCGGCTGGGGCGACGAACCCTCCGAGTGGGACGACTGGCTCGACACGGCCCGGGCTCACGCCGACGAACTCTTCGCCGACGCTCGCGACGTCGCCGCCGAGTACGACCGGGAGCTACGGACCGAGTCGACGGTCGGGAAGGCCGCACCGACCATCGTCGAGTACGCCGAAGAGCACGACCCGGACGTCGTCGTGATGGGCAGTCACGACCGGTCCGCACCCGCGAGGTTCCTCCTGGGAAGCGTCGCCGACCACGTCGTCCGGCGCTCTCCGGTGCCGGTGTTGCTCGTCCGCTAG
- the larB gene encoding nickel pincer cofactor biosynthesis protein LarB: MRDILDSVAAGDLSPSEAEARLRGYATTGAGRFDAGRESRTGVPEAILVDGKTASEVVDLAVTAVETTGRAFCTRVDRTTAETVTDHLDDDWPETTVDYDDRAQTLVAHTPAFDVPALDADVGVVTAGTADAAAAGEAATTVSEMGARVTRVSDVGVAGLHRLLDALDGLREMDVLVVAAGREGALPTVLAGLVDVPIIGLPVASGYGHGGEGEAALLGMLQSCAPITVVNVGAGYAAGVQAGLVARSVDSARSGPEA, encoded by the coding sequence ATGCGCGACATCCTCGACTCGGTCGCGGCGGGCGACCTGTCACCGAGCGAAGCGGAAGCGCGACTCCGCGGCTACGCGACCACGGGTGCGGGTCGGTTCGACGCCGGGCGTGAGTCCCGAACCGGCGTCCCGGAGGCCATTCTGGTCGACGGGAAGACCGCCAGCGAGGTCGTCGACCTCGCGGTGACGGCCGTCGAGACGACCGGGAGAGCGTTCTGTACCCGCGTCGACCGGACGACCGCCGAGACGGTCACGGACCACCTCGACGACGACTGGCCGGAGACCACCGTCGACTACGACGACCGTGCGCAGACGCTCGTCGCCCACACCCCGGCGTTCGACGTGCCGGCTCTCGACGCCGACGTGGGGGTCGTCACCGCCGGGACGGCCGACGCGGCAGCGGCCGGTGAGGCGGCGACCACCGTCTCGGAGATGGGCGCACGGGTGACGCGGGTGTCGGACGTGGGCGTCGCGGGCCTCCACCGACTGCTCGACGCCCTCGACGGCCTCCGCGAGATGGACGTGCTCGTCGTCGCCGCCGGCCGGGAGGGCGCACTGCCGACCGTCCTCGCCGGTCTCGTCGACGTGCCGATAATCGGGCTTCCGGTCGCCTCGGGGTACGGTCACGGTGGTGAGGGCGAGGCGGCGCTCCTGGGGATGTTGCAGTCGTGTGCCCCCATCACCGTCGTCAACGTCGGTGCCGGGTACGCGGCGGGTGTACAGGCCGGTCTCGTCGCCCGGTCGGTCGATTCGGCACGGAGCGGTCCGGAGGCGTGA
- a CDS encoding DUF7563 family protein: MAKCDHCSAHVSERFARVFADETGNVHACPSCSANAGIAEVSRDRARDS; encoded by the coding sequence ATGGCCAAGTGCGACCACTGTAGCGCGCACGTCTCGGAGCGCTTCGCGCGCGTGTTCGCCGACGAAACCGGAAATGTTCACGCATGTCCGAGCTGTTCGGCGAACGCAGGCATTGCCGAAGTCTCCCGAGACCGCGCACGTGACAGTTGA
- a CDS encoding ketopantoate reductase family protein, translating to MDVVVFGAGSLGSLLGGLLARTHDVTLVGRRPHVDRIREQGLRVSGAIETTVGPDARTDVPPSADLALVTVKAYDTPAAARALADTSLDCALSLQNGLGNERTLADALDAPVLAGTCTYGARLTGPGEVACTGVGEVVLGAREGGPSPVAERVGRAFDEADVVTRVADDMPRRLWEKLAVNAGINAPTALARVQNGALLGHDAGDVMRAAAREVAAAARADGVELTDETAVAAVERVADATADNRSSMLQDVEKGRRTEVDSINGVVDGPDAPVNQTLTALLRAWERERGLRR from the coding sequence ATGGACGTGGTCGTCTTCGGCGCCGGGAGTCTCGGGAGCCTGCTCGGCGGGTTGCTCGCGCGCACCCACGACGTGACGCTCGTCGGGCGACGACCACACGTCGACCGCATCCGCGAACAGGGGCTCCGCGTATCCGGCGCTATCGAGACGACCGTCGGCCCCGACGCCCGGACCGACGTCCCGCCGAGCGCCGACCTCGCGCTCGTGACCGTGAAGGCGTACGACACCCCCGCGGCCGCCCGCGCCCTCGCCGACACCAGCCTCGACTGCGCGCTCTCGCTTCAGAACGGCCTCGGCAACGAACGGACGCTCGCCGACGCGCTCGACGCGCCCGTCCTCGCCGGGACCTGCACCTACGGCGCTCGGCTGACCGGCCCCGGCGAGGTGGCCTGCACCGGCGTCGGGGAGGTCGTCCTCGGCGCACGCGAGGGCGGACCGTCACCAGTCGCCGAGCGCGTGGGTCGGGCGTTCGACGAGGCCGACGTCGTCACACGAGTCGCCGACGACATGCCTCGCCGTCTCTGGGAGAAACTCGCCGTCAACGCGGGTATCAACGCGCCCACCGCGCTCGCTCGCGTCCAGAACGGCGCACTCCTCGGCCACGACGCGGGCGACGTGATGCGCGCCGCGGCCCGCGAGGTGGCCGCCGCCGCACGCGCCGACGGCGTCGAACTGACCGACGAGACGGCCGTCGCGGCCGTCGAGCGCGTCGCCGACGCCACTGCCGACAACCGCTCGTCGATGCTCCAGGACGTCGAGAAGGGTCGCCGGACGGAGGTCGACAGCATCAACGGCGTCGTCGACGGACCGGACGCTCCCGTCAATCAGACGCTGACCGCCCTCCTCCGAGCGTGGGAACGCGAACGTGGACTCCGGAGGTAG
- a CDS encoding DUF5783 family protein: protein MADFDPETFEEEKYVEHFTELQQAYKRAFDTMNEEYDSGLVHGIDQQVLNESEPIYDTDSGGFHIDLPDDPYERLQAVVVERERFEAVMERYVEELERELRRVFDLSPESRG, encoded by the coding sequence ATGGCCGACTTCGACCCCGAGACCTTCGAGGAGGAGAAGTACGTCGAGCACTTCACCGAGCTCCAGCAGGCGTACAAGCGCGCGTTCGACACGATGAACGAGGAGTACGACTCGGGACTCGTCCACGGCATCGACCAGCAGGTGCTCAACGAGAGCGAACCCATCTACGACACCGACTCTGGCGGGTTCCACATCGACCTCCCCGACGACCCGTACGAGCGACTCCAGGCCGTCGTCGTGGAGCGAGAGCGGTTCGAGGCCGTCATGGAGCGGTACGTCGAGGAACTCGAACGCGAACTCCGTCGGGTGTTCGACCTCTCGCCGGAGTCGCGTGGGTAA
- a CDS encoding universal stress protein has translation MYDTILVPIDGSDGGNRAAEHALELADRYDATIHAMYVVDVSRYGEPALSSVELVVDELEDRGRDLLTTFADRADNDGIVVETKHCHGAPHEEIVAYAEDADADLVVMGFQGYSHQNRIGSVAERVTRTGVRPVMLV, from the coding sequence ATGTACGACACGATTCTCGTCCCCATCGACGGGAGCGACGGGGGGAACCGCGCCGCCGAACACGCCCTCGAACTGGCCGACCGCTACGACGCGACCATCCACGCGATGTACGTCGTCGACGTGAGTCGGTACGGCGAACCGGCGCTGAGCAGCGTCGAACTCGTCGTCGACGAACTCGAAGACCGGGGTCGGGACCTGCTGACGACGTTCGCCGACCGCGCGGACAACGACGGTATCGTCGTCGAGACGAAACACTGCCACGGTGCTCCCCACGAGGAGATCGTCGCGTACGCCGAGGACGCGGACGCCGACCTCGTCGTGATGGGCTTCCAGGGGTACTCCCACCAGAACCGCATCGGGAGCGTCGCCGAACGCGTCACCCGAACGGGCGTCCGACCGGTGATGCTCGTCTGA